A single region of the Stenotrophomonas sp. Marseille-Q4652 genome encodes:
- a CDS encoding carboxyl transferase domain-containing protein has protein sequence MTVINSQLQPGSESFETNRAAMQVVVDDLHATLAQATMGGSEAARAKHTARGKLLVRERIDALLDPGSPFLEIAPLAAHGMYGGDVPCAGVVAGIGRVSGVECVIVANDATVKGGTYYPVTVKKHLRAQEIAQQNRLPCIYLVDSGGAFLPLQDEVFPDRDHFGRIFYNQANLSAAGIPQIACVMGSCTAGGAYVPAMSDETVIVKEQGTIFLGGPPLVKAATGEVVTAEELGGADVHTRISGVADHMADNDLQALARVRSIIANLNWRKPASALALQPPQEPLHPAQELYGVIPADTRKPFDVREVIARIVDGSRLDEFKPRYGSTLVTGFAHLHGYPVGIIANNGILFSESALKGAHFIELCCQRGIPLVFLQNITGFMVGRKYEHGGIARDGAKLVMAVANARVPKFTVVIGGSFGAGNYGMCGRAYSPNFLWMWPNARISVMGGEQAASVLATVKRDGIELRGGHWPAEEEEAFKAPIREQFEQQGHPYYASARLWDDGVIDPADTRRLLGLALSASLNAPAHETRFGVFRM, from the coding sequence ATGACGGTCATCAACAGCCAGCTGCAACCGGGCAGCGAGTCCTTTGAAACCAACCGCGCCGCGATGCAGGTGGTGGTCGACGACCTGCACGCCACCCTGGCGCAGGCCACTATGGGCGGCAGCGAGGCGGCGCGGGCCAAGCACACCGCGCGCGGCAAGCTGCTGGTACGCGAGCGCATCGACGCCCTGCTCGACCCGGGCAGCCCGTTCCTGGAGATCGCGCCACTGGCCGCGCACGGCATGTACGGCGGCGACGTGCCCTGCGCCGGCGTGGTCGCCGGCATCGGCCGCGTCTCCGGCGTGGAATGCGTGATCGTGGCCAACGACGCCACGGTCAAGGGCGGCACCTACTACCCGGTCACGGTGAAGAAGCACCTGCGCGCGCAGGAGATCGCCCAGCAGAACCGCCTGCCGTGCATCTACCTGGTCGATTCGGGCGGTGCCTTCCTGCCGCTGCAGGACGAGGTGTTCCCCGACCGCGACCACTTCGGCCGCATCTTCTACAACCAGGCCAACCTGTCGGCGGCCGGCATCCCGCAGATCGCCTGCGTGATGGGCAGCTGCACCGCCGGCGGCGCCTACGTGCCGGCGATGAGCGACGAGACGGTCATCGTCAAGGAACAGGGCACGATCTTCCTCGGCGGTCCGCCGCTGGTGAAGGCCGCCACCGGCGAGGTGGTCACCGCCGAGGAACTGGGCGGTGCCGACGTGCACACGCGCATTTCGGGCGTGGCCGACCACATGGCCGACAACGACCTGCAGGCGCTGGCGCGGGTGCGCTCGATCATCGCCAACCTCAACTGGCGCAAGCCGGCCAGCGCGCTCGCCCTGCAGCCGCCGCAGGAGCCGCTGCATCCGGCGCAGGAGCTGTACGGGGTGATCCCGGCCGACACCCGCAAACCGTTCGACGTGCGCGAGGTGATCGCGCGAATCGTCGACGGTTCGCGGCTGGACGAGTTCAAGCCGCGCTACGGCAGCACCCTGGTCACCGGCTTTGCCCACCTGCACGGTTACCCGGTCGGCATCATCGCCAACAACGGCATCCTGTTCTCCGAGTCCGCGCTCAAGGGCGCGCACTTCATCGAGCTGTGCTGCCAGCGCGGCATCCCGCTGGTGTTCCTGCAGAACATCACCGGCTTCATGGTCGGCCGCAAGTACGAGCACGGCGGCATCGCCCGCGACGGCGCCAAGCTGGTGATGGCCGTGGCCAACGCGCGGGTACCGAAATTCACCGTGGTCATCGGCGGCAGCTTCGGGGCCGGCAACTACGGCATGTGCGGCCGCGCCTATTCGCCCAACTTCCTGTGGATGTGGCCCAACGCGCGGATCAGCGTGATGGGCGGCGAGCAGGCCGCCAGCGTGCTGGCCACGGTCAAGCGCGACGGCATCGAATTGCGCGGCGGCCACTGGCCCGCCGAGGAGGAGGAAGCGTTCAAGGCGCCGATCCGCGAGCAGTTCGAACAGCAGGGCCACCCCTACTACGCCAGCGCGCGGCTGTGGGACGACGGCGTGATCGACCCCGCCGACACCCGCCGGTTGCTCGGCCTCGCCCTGTCGGCCAGCCTCAACGCGCCCGCGCATGAAACACGCTTCGGCGTGTTCCGCATGTAA
- a CDS encoding acetyl/propionyl/methylcrotonyl-CoA carboxylase subunit alpha, translating to MFDKILIANRGEIACRVIATCRRLGIATVAVYSDADRDARHVRLADEAIHIGPAAAAESYLRGEVILQAAQRSGAQAIHPGYGFLSENAGFAQACAQAGIVFIGPPVSAIQAMGDKSAAKALMQRAGVPLTPGYHGDNQDPAFLREQADAIGYPVLIKASAGGGGKGMRKVERSADFIEALAGCQREAQSAFGNPHVLVEKYVERPRHIEIQVFGDAHGNVVHLFERDCSVQRRHQKVLEEAPAPGMTAERRAAMGKAATDAARAVGYVGAGTVEFIAGPGGDFYFMEMNTRLQVEHPVTELVTGTDLVEWQLRVAAGQPLPKSQEQLALNGHAIEARLYAEDADRGFLPSTGTLRHLRLPSNDAHVRVDAGVEQGDAITPYYDPMIAKLIVWDVDRDAALRRMQAALADCEIAGVTTNVAFLSRLVRTGSFANARLDTALIEREQPALQPQAMDEAGWQLAALAAVLQSPAPAVDPLDPHSPWAASDGWRIGGPAWRQLELEHGGQRRRLRLRALGGAWEIELDGQRSTATCQAQGPHRRVCMDGRQLQLRVLRDGPRLHLFGHDGGRPFLLHDAIAEADHPPVEQGGLAAPMPGRVVALPVVPGSRVTRGQPLVVLEAMKMEHSLSAPADGVLRAYRVAEGELVAEGAALVEFEAD from the coding sequence ATGTTCGACAAGATCCTGATCGCCAACCGCGGCGAGATCGCCTGCCGCGTCATCGCCACCTGCCGCCGGCTGGGCATCGCCACCGTGGCGGTGTACTCCGACGCCGACCGCGATGCGCGCCACGTGCGCCTGGCCGACGAGGCCATCCACATCGGCCCCGCCGCGGCTGCCGAGAGCTACCTGCGCGGCGAGGTGATCCTGCAGGCGGCGCAGCGCAGTGGCGCCCAGGCCATCCATCCCGGCTACGGCTTCCTGTCCGAGAACGCCGGCTTTGCGCAGGCCTGTGCGCAGGCCGGCATCGTCTTCATCGGCCCGCCGGTAAGCGCGATCCAGGCCATGGGCGACAAGAGCGCGGCCAAGGCGCTGATGCAGCGCGCCGGCGTGCCGCTGACGCCCGGCTACCACGGTGACAACCAGGATCCGGCGTTCCTGCGCGAACAGGCCGATGCCATCGGCTACCCGGTGCTGATCAAGGCCAGCGCCGGCGGCGGCGGCAAGGGCATGCGCAAGGTCGAGCGCAGCGCGGACTTCATCGAGGCGCTGGCCGGCTGCCAGCGCGAGGCGCAGTCGGCGTTCGGCAATCCGCACGTGCTGGTGGAGAAGTACGTGGAGCGTCCGCGCCACATCGAGATCCAGGTGTTCGGCGATGCGCACGGCAACGTCGTGCACCTGTTCGAACGCGACTGCTCGGTGCAGCGCCGCCACCAGAAGGTCCTGGAGGAAGCGCCGGCCCCGGGTATGACCGCCGAACGGCGCGCGGCGATGGGCAAGGCCGCCACCGATGCCGCGCGCGCAGTCGGCTATGTCGGCGCCGGCACGGTGGAGTTCATCGCCGGCCCGGGCGGCGATTTCTACTTCATGGAAATGAACACCCGGCTGCAGGTCGAGCATCCAGTGACCGAACTGGTGACCGGCACCGACCTGGTCGAGTGGCAGCTGCGCGTGGCCGCCGGCCAGCCGCTGCCGAAGTCGCAGGAACAACTCGCGCTCAACGGCCACGCCATCGAGGCGCGGCTGTATGCCGAGGACGCCGACCGTGGCTTCCTGCCCTCGACCGGCACCCTGCGCCACCTGCGCCTGCCGTCGAACGATGCGCACGTGCGCGTGGACGCGGGCGTCGAGCAGGGCGATGCGATCACGCCCTACTACGATCCGATGATCGCCAAGCTCATCGTCTGGGACGTGGACCGCGACGCCGCGCTGCGGCGCATGCAGGCCGCGCTGGCCGACTGCGAGATCGCCGGTGTCACCACCAACGTCGCCTTCCTGTCGCGCCTCGTACGCACCGGCTCGTTCGCCAATGCAAGGCTCGATACCGCGCTGATCGAACGCGAGCAGCCGGCGCTGCAGCCGCAGGCGATGGACGAGGCGGGCTGGCAGCTGGCGGCACTGGCCGCAGTGCTGCAGTCACCGGCCCCCGCGGTGGATCCGCTAGATCCGCATTCGCCGTGGGCGGCCAGCGATGGCTGGCGCATCGGCGGCCCGGCCTGGCGCCAGCTCGAACTGGAGCATGGCGGGCAGCGCCGCAGGCTGCGCCTGCGCGCGCTCGGCGGGGCCTGGGAGATCGAGCTCGACGGCCAGCGCAGCACCGCGACCTGCCAGGCGCAAGGCCCGCACCGCCGCGTCTGCATGGATGGCCGCCAGCTGCAGTTGCGCGTGCTGCGCGACGGTCCGCGCCTGCACCTGTTCGGCCACGACGGCGGGCGTCCGTTCCTGCTGCACGATGCCATTGCCGAGGCCGATCACCCGCCGGTGGAACAGGGTGGCCTTGCCGCCCCCATGCCCGGGCGCGTGGTCGCGTTGCCGGTGGTTCCCGGCAGCCGCGTGACCCGCGGCCAGCCGCTGGTGGTGCTGGAGGCGATGAAGATGGAGCACAGCCTCAGCGCGCCGGCCGATGGCGTGCTCAGGGCCTATCGCGTGGCCGAAGGCGAACTGGTGGCCGAAGGTGCGGCGCTGGTGGAGTTCGAGGCCGACTGA
- a CDS encoding putative peptide maturation dehydrogenase: MSIDESKVLIRRCAVLVFEPQETVEFDLQELVGGGDGLRRTLRWQALAPHLGEPVAVDARQRELLGRISPSAWTALDSLGEERGTAQALLDSGLLVARAPGLHDAHRERDERLRQGYWHPLGAVLHAFTRWDGVDAVRNMHESGTETASKMRQVLGEPPAEARRLVTADDELIRLPEVPHSDFDALMHRRVTCRNFDASRPVPLPVFAKVIERALAAQAKVEVTGDLVFLKKNVPSGGGLHPMEAYLVVQNVEGLAPGLYHYRADVHALEALPAPEGGLPEFVMEAVAQQHWFGDAHVLVALAPRFDRTFWKYRHHAKGYRVVALEAGHVSQTLYLAATDLGLGAFITGAINEKHLERALGLDPVTQGVVAICGFGWRASQMTVAELDPACRIWA, from the coding sequence ATGTCCATCGATGAATCCAAGGTCCTGATCCGTCGCTGCGCAGTGCTGGTGTTCGAGCCGCAGGAAACGGTGGAGTTCGACCTGCAGGAGCTGGTGGGCGGTGGCGATGGCCTGCGCCGCACCCTGCGCTGGCAGGCGCTGGCACCGCACCTGGGTGAACCGGTGGCCGTCGATGCGCGGCAGCGCGAACTGCTGGGACGGATCAGCCCGTCGGCATGGACCGCGCTGGATTCGCTGGGCGAAGAGCGTGGCACCGCCCAGGCCCTGCTCGACAGCGGCCTGCTGGTAGCCAGGGCGCCCGGCCTGCACGACGCGCACCGCGAGCGTGACGAGCGCTTGCGCCAGGGCTACTGGCATCCGCTGGGTGCGGTACTGCATGCGTTTACCCGCTGGGACGGCGTGGATGCGGTGCGCAACATGCACGAGTCCGGCACCGAAACCGCCTCGAAAATGCGCCAGGTGCTGGGTGAGCCGCCGGCCGAGGCGCGCAGGCTGGTGACCGCGGACGACGAGCTGATCCGGCTGCCCGAGGTGCCGCACAGTGATTTCGACGCGCTGATGCACCGGCGCGTGACCTGCCGGAACTTCGACGCCTCGCGTCCGGTGCCGCTGCCGGTGTTCGCCAAGGTCATCGAGCGCGCACTGGCCGCGCAGGCGAAGGTGGAAGTGACCGGCGACCTGGTGTTCCTGAAGAAGAACGTGCCCTCCGGCGGTGGCCTGCATCCGATGGAGGCCTACCTGGTCGTGCAGAACGTCGAGGGCCTGGCGCCGGGGCTGTACCACTACCGCGCCGACGTGCATGCGCTGGAGGCGCTGCCGGCACCGGAAGGCGGGCTGCCGGAGTTCGTGATGGAAGCGGTGGCGCAGCAGCACTGGTTTGGCGACGCGCACGTTCTGGTGGCGCTGGCGCCGCGTTTCGACCGCACGTTCTGGAAATACCGGCACCACGCCAAGGGCTACCGCGTGGTGGCGCTGGAGGCCGGGCACGTCTCGCAGACGCTCTACCTGGCCGCCACCGACCTGGGGCTGGGCGCCTTCATCACTGGTGCGATCAATGAAAAGCACCTGGAGCGCGCGCTGGGACTGGATCCGGTCACCCAGGGCGTGGTGGCGATCTGTGGTTTTGGCTGGCGCGCCAGCCAGATGACCGTGGCCGAGCTGGATCCGGCCTGCCGGATCTGGGCCTGA
- a CDS encoding NHLP-related RiPP peptide: MSKLQLDTATANKLIDLLSTDDDFRKLFASDTLAALQKAGAEPNDDLKEFVARDCAKVTLADKETIAGARKEITTMLTSGVGHSVPMLDADHAGTRPLK, encoded by the coding sequence ATGTCCAAGCTCCAGCTCGACACCGCTACCGCCAACAAGCTGATCGACCTGCTTTCCACCGACGATGACTTCCGCAAGCTGTTCGCCAGCGACACGCTGGCCGCACTGCAGAAAGCCGGTGCCGAGCCCAACGATGACCTCAAGGAATTCGTCGCCAGGGACTGTGCCAAGGTGACCCTGGCCGACAAGGAAACCATTGCCGGGGCGCGCAAGGAGATCACCACGATGCTGACCAGCGGCGTCGGTCATAGCGTGCCGATGCTCGATGCCGACCACGCCGGCACGCGCCCGCTGAAGTAA